TGAGGCTATTGTGCTGCATGAGCTGAGTCTCGGGCTGAAGCAGTATGTAATTCTTGGTGCGGGGCTGGACAGCTTTGCCTATCGTTATCCTACGCTTATGGAGCGGCTCACGATTTTTGAAGTCGATGCTCCTGCTACCCAGGCATCCAAGCAGCAGAGGCTCAGGGACGCACAGCTTGAGATTCCGGGCAATCTTCATCTCGTCCCCATGGACTTCACGGGCGAATACTCGTATTCCGGCCTTTTTAAGCAGGGGTTCGATCCTGAGGTGAAGACGTTATTCAGCCTGCTGGGAGTATCCTACTACCTCACCAAGGAGGAGAACGCCCGCCTGATTACGGAGCTGCTCGCAAAAGTTCCCTCAGGAAGCTCTATCGTTCTGGATTATGCAGATGAGTATCTAATGGAAGAGCAGGGCGTGTCCGGCCGGGTAGCCAAAATGGTGCAAATGGCTGCTGCCAGCGGTGAGCCCATGCAGTCCTGGTTCAGTTATTCGGAAATGGAGGAGCTGCTGGCCGGGGCTGGGCTGCTGGTCTACGAGCACCTGTCTCCGGCAGAGATCAACGAGAGGTTTTTCAGCGGCCGGAGTGATGCGTTAAGCGCTTTTGAGACGATTCATTATGTTCATGCGGTTAAGCGGTAGCTTCCTATCCATAAATAAAAGCTTCCACCGCCGCTACCGCGACATTCCGGTCGGGATGGGAATTGTCGATCTGCGCCACCTGTGCAGGCGGGAGCGGCCAGGCTACGGTGCGGGGGCCTAGCGAAGCGCTGAAGTTCTCCCAATGGGCGAACTTCCAGGTGTCGAGTGCGGAATGTCTGCCTTCAAGCCGTTCACGGAACATGGCTGCATCCGCAAGTCCTACCAGGACTACCTTGACCTCAACCTCCTTCAGCGTGCGCCCGATGCGCGCCAGTTCGCGGCCGATCCACTCCGGATCGGCCGCTTCTTTGGTGAAGGGACCCACCACGTATATATCACTGGACAAACCTATGTTATCAAGCGCTGCATCCATAGTAATGCGGTAGCCGAGGTCGCGGCATAATCTTTTATACTCATCGGAATCTCTATCGTCAGGGTCAAGCCCATGCATAGTCATGATCGCGGTTGCTGCCGGACGAAGCAGAATATCCATATCGAACACTGCCGCCGGACGCCGGGCTGCAACAGCCTTGGCTAATGTGGTCTTGCCCGCCCCTCCGGGGCCGAGGAAAAATACCAGCTTGTTCATCTGTCTCACTCCTTAAATTGCCTACAGTTACGCTGCCCAGAAGCTATGTGGTCATATAGTTGGTAGTATGTGAGCTGTCACGCGAATTTTAGTATAGCAGGAAGGGGCTTAAGGAGAAAGTCTAGGAAGAATATGCCGGATGTGTGGTTTGACCATAAGCCACCAAAAAGAATGTGCCGGGTTTAGGATTTCCCGTTAATTTAACAAACCAAGCTATGTCTAACTTTTAATAATCAGTTTCAAATATTTTATTGTTTTCAATACTTAAGAAAGTGATTTTTAGTTGAGCAGTAGGATTCCATATTCTATTATCCTTGATGATTAGATATTTCTCTCCTCCGTATTGATACTCTCTTGTTTTGCCATCTATAAGTACTACATAGGTCTTAGCATCTCTCAAGACTTGTAAATTATTTATTATCAGTCCTATTGAACCCTTCTCTAGACCACCGATGACAATCCCTTCTTTAATTAATCCAGTTGATTTAACATAATCAGAGGAACTTCGATAAATATAAACATATGGTGAGCTGAAAATATAATATTCGTTGTTATCTGATTTTTGTATCGACACATGTTCGAGGTTCTTACTGTTAATAAATTGATCAATTTCTTTTTGGGTGATAGCTTCTCTATCCTTACATCCTACTAACAGTAATAATAAACAAAAAAAGATTAGGTTTCTCCATTTGAATTTCATGTATCCTCCAACTATTTTATTGAATAAAATGTAATGTATTTACTCTTGAAGTATAGATACACAAGTTGCATTTTACAAGATTTCTATCACTGCTCTGAGCAGTACTTATCATTGTGACAGCGATCAGAGGGAAATGATATGATAGGTTAACTGTACATCGAAGCAGGAAACGAAGCAGATAGAGGGTAAAAGGAGGACAACTATAATGATTACCATCCGTCCCATTGAGCGCAGGGATAATGCGGCCATTGAGGGGATTATCCGGGAGTGCCTGATTGAATTCGGCGGTAACCGCGAAGGCTTGGCCTGGGCAGATGACAGCCTGCATGACTTATATACCTATTATAATAGCGCGGCGAACCGGGCTTACTGGATTATAGAAGTGGATGGGCAGGTGCTCGGCGGCTGCGGGATTGCAGCTTTTGACGAAGCACGACAGATCTGTGAATTGCAGAAAATGTACCTGTCCGCAGCCATCCGCGGCCAAGGCGTTGCAGCAGAGCTGTTGGATACGGCGATTGCATTCGCTAAGCAGCATTACCTTAAGTGTTACCTGGAGACGCTGCTGACGATGCAGGCCGCTGGCCGTTTCTATGTCAAGCACGGGTTCAGCCCGCTGGATGGCCCGCTGGCCGGTTCCGAGCATTATGCCTGCGATGCATGGTATATCCGAGACTTACATAACTGATTACTGCGGAAGTATGGGCACATGGAGAATTCACTTCTATAAACTTAATGGAAAATAAATCCGACAACAAAGGGATATGTATATCATTAATGGGTATATTTTGAATCCTAAATTTGTACATTGGAATCCATTCTGGAGAAGGAAGCAGGGGTCATAGTGTCTTCCACGAAGCTTGTATTTAACGAAGATGAAGTCAGGCGCCTGCAATCGAAGATTGGCCAGGTGAGTCAGGACACCAATCGGTTATATCTTCAATTGAAGGGCCAGTCCAGTAGCTGGGGCGGTATTCCCATGGGTAACCATATCTTCAGGGCCCAGGTTCTGATCAATGAATTAACCGTAGAAGCGGAGAAATTAGAGGATATCATCCGGGTCGCCCTGAGAGGCGTCTCGGAGCTACAGGAAGAGAATAAGCGGCAGGCGGACAAGCTGACAGGCCAATTTAATCTGTTGCTCGCGGCTTTCGGAAGCTTGGGGCTGCAACCAGCCGCCGGACGGGTCTCCATCCCTGAATTTGTGCAGCGAAGTGCGACGAATCTCATCACTTCTATTGCGGCTCTATCGGGAAAAGATGAGCTCAGCAGCGACCCGGTGGTGAAGCAGCTCAGAAATGTTATTCAGACCTCCGGCCTGCTGACCGTAGAGAGTATAGCTGCACAAAGTAAGCTGAACGATATCTTCGCGGCGCGGAATCAGATCGCCAAGGCACAGATGGCCTTCAAGGTGTATCAGGCATTTGGAAATCAGGCACAGATGGAGGCTGTCCACGCGCAGGCGGAAGAGGCCCGGCAGAAGCTGGCTTCTCTAGGCGTAGCCAAGATCTACTATGAATCCGGCAAGGACTTAAGCGCCCATTACAGACAACCAGCGGTTACAGCCTGTGAGTATGATCCGTCGATCACGGGGGACAAAGTTCCGTTACTACATAACGAAGAATATTTACTGCTCCTGAGTCTGGCGATGGAGAAGACCGCCGCCGGAGCGTATGCGCGGGGCCAGCTTGCAGCCAAGCGGCAGGAAATTCAGATCGCAGCGGCTCTTAAGCAGGTTCAAGAGCAGATTGAAGCGCAGCGGCGGTTGAACGGGCCGCCGCTCACCCTGCCGGATGGCACGCCAATTACCGCAGACAACAAGGAAAATGAGACCACGTTGGACTTTTATCAGGCGAAAGTCTATGTGCCAAATGAATATCTTACCCCGATGTACACCAGTTATCTGGGGTGGCTGGATCAGACTTACGGGCTTACGAAATGGGAGAGTCGGGTTCGTCAGGCGGACGCGGTGGTGCTGGCGTTTACCGAAGGATTGGTGAAAGAAGTCGTCATGGGCGTGGCGGATACGGCTACTTTTGTCTTCAAGCTAGTTGTAGACCCGGTCAAGACTACCACAGAAATGAAGAATCAGGCGAAATATCTGATTGACCATCCAGAAGTGCTAGTGGAAGCGGCGAAGATGGCGTATCGTCAGTTTGACGAAGGCACACCTGAAGAGAAAGCTGCGATGCTGGGTTCGGTTGCCTCCATCCTCGTCCCCGGACTACAAATCACCAAAACAGGTAAAGCAGCGAAAGTGCTGGGTGAGGTAGAAGACGTCGTCAGCCAAGCGGCGAAGGATGCCCTGCAAGGGATCAAGCAGAAGCTCCCGAATCTGGGTCCGGTGGTGCAGACGCCGGAAGGGTTTGTTTTCAAGATAGGGGAGATTCAGGGTACTCCAGCCTTGCCGAAGACGCCGGTGCAGCAGCGGTATTTGGATGGGGTGGAGGGGACGGGTAAAGATAAGATACCTAATAAATTAATTGACAGTCTTTATGAGAGAACGCAAAATATCAGAAATGATATTAATAAAGAAATTCAAAAAATAAGAAATTCTGACGAATACAAGAACCTTTCAAATACACAAAGAAAAAAACTTGATAGGAAACTAGATAATCTAACTTTTGGAAATGTCGCTGTAGCAGATGTAAATATTCCGGGTATTAAGAAAGAGTTTCAAGCACATAGTCAAATTCATTCCTCTGATGGCGTGGGAAGTAATGTTAGAGATTTAAGTTATTCCAAAGTAGATAAATCATTGGAAAGCTATGTCGATGATCAATTTCCACGAATTAATGACACGGAGGCAAAGATTCTTGAGGATATTGCTTCTCAAATAAAAGACCCTAATGTTAAAGGTCAAATAGATTTATTTACTGAACTAGATGCATGTCAAAGTTGCTCAAACTTAATTATGGAATTTAGACGTAAGTTCCCGAATATTCAGTTAAATGTTAATTCTAAAAGTATGAGATGAGGAGTGATAGTATGAACATTATGGGCTATGAAAGGATAAAAGATTCAGTAGTATTCGGCTTTGAGGAATATATAGATGAAGAGGGTTTAAATGTAGCACAGGCTTCAGCGAAAATTTTAGAAGAAGAATGGAGAAGAGTAAACGATAGTTCATTTACTAAAACATTATATTTTATTTCTATAGCCATTGAGAGTTTGAAATATAAAGAAATTGCTGATTTTATATATAACAAATTGGATATTTACCTAAAAAACGCTGAATTTGAAGAAAACATAGATAAAAATGACATTGAAAAGCTATTGCAGGACATTCAAATTTGTAAAAAGCTAATTTATAGTAAAGATGAATATAAAATTAGGGAAACAAGCTTTGCTAATAAGTCAAGAGTAGAATACATCTTAGGTTTGAAGGTTGATTAAAGTTAGTGTTGTACAGTGGTTACTATGAACATAATCTTGTGGGGGCTACCCAGTGCCGAATTAACCTTCAGTCAAGCAATAACAGTGGACTCACTTGAAGAATTGAAAGGATGGAAATAAACGCGGGATATTTTATTTCAAATCTTCGGAAATATTTTGATGTCATTTAATCCTGATATGGTGTTTGTGGAAAATGGTACGGATCATTTATTTAGGAAAGAGAATGATAATGTAATCGTAAATATAAACTTGGATCAATACCAGAAAAAGTATCTTTCAAAAAGCTAAACATGGATGTCGATATTTTCTTATATTGAAAAGGCGGGCCAGTTGAAACTCCTCTTTTTACCCCAATTTAATAATTATTTGAGAAGCTTTGGAAAGGTAGACGACTATGGATTATGAATTATTTTTATATTCAACTTATGGTTAACCTTTGACTGTACATGGGATGAAGAAAATGGGGTTGGTGTACGTTTGATCAATGAAGAAGTGGCTAGGGTAGGATACCAAGATGTAGCACTTTAAGTGTTATTGCACTGATATAATGGGCAAGATTCCATTTGGGAAGTGATAAGTATGAATAAGAAAAAACTTTTTCAAATATTAGTAGACCCTAAGGCATCAGATGCGGAAAAAGATGATGCAGTGATTGAGTTGGGAGAAAGCTTTCAAGATGATGAGACGGTAGAGTTTTTAATTAATGTGTCAAACGAAAGCAACTGTGATGAAATGATTGCAGGAAGTTGCGGCGAGTCAATCGGTCAAATTTGGCTTGCGACACAAACCATAAATTATGACATGTTGTCTCAGTTAAAAGGAATTGCCTTACAAGAGGCGCTATCTATAATTAAAGCGTAGCGCCCTGAAGTGGTACAAAACAAATTTGGAATGGTTTCCTCAATAATTATAACTAAAGTACTTTGCCCTAAAGTTCATTTACTTTAGGGCTTTCTTTTTCGGCGGGGGTTACCCATTACCGAATGAACCAACCATTCAAGGTTCCGTTACTACATAACGAAGAATATTTACTGCTCCTGCGTCTGGCCATGGAGAAGACCGCCGCCGGAGCGTATGCGCGGGGCCAGCTTGCGGCGAAGCGGCAGGAAATTCAGGTCGCAGCGGCTCTTAAGCAGGTTCAAGAGCAGATCGAAGCGGAGCAGCGATTGAACGGGCCGCCCCTTACGCTGCCGGATGGCACGCCAATTACCGCAGACAACAAGGAAAATGAGACAACATGGGACTTTTATCAGGCGAAAGTCTATGTGCCAAATGAATATCTTACCCCGATGTACACCAGTTATCTGGGGTGGCTGGAGGAGACTTACGGCTAACGAAATGGGAGAGTCGGGTTCATCAGGCGGACGCGGTGGTGCTGGCGTTTACCGAAGGATTGGTGAAAGAAGTCGTCATGGGCGTGGCGGATACGGCTACTTTTGTCTTCAAGCTAGTTGTAGACCCGGTCAAGACTACCACAGAAATGAAGAATCAGGCAAAATATCTGATTGACCATCCAGAAGTGCTAGTGGAAGCGGCGAAGATGGCGTATCGTCAGTTTGACGAAGGCACACCCGAAGAGAAAGCTGCGATGCTGGGTTCGGTCGCCTCCATCCTTGTCCCCGGACTACAGATCATCAAAGCAGGTAAAGCAGGGAAAGCGCTGGGTGAGGTAGAAGACGTCGTCAGCCAAGCGGCGAAGGATGCCCTGCAAGGGATCAAGCAGAAACTCCCTAATCTGGGTCCGGTGGTGCAGACAGCGGAAGGTTTTGTTTTCAAGATAGGAGAGATCCAGGGTACTCCAGCCTTGCCGAAGACGCCGGTGCAGCAGCGGTATATGGATGGGCTGGAGGGTGGGGTTGAGGGGACGGGTAAAGGTACATTCCCAACCAAATTGATTGATCCAGAAGCTGATAAACATATAATTGATAAAGTGACTGAAGCAAGAAGCGGATTATCTAATAAATATAAAAATAGTGGTAATTTTGCATATGCAGAAGTGAACGTTGCAGGTGTAAATAAAACAGATTTCTTTGCACATAGTGGTGTTCATGACGCATCAAAAGGAATTTCAGGGACAGGGGAGTTTTCATTCAAGCCCAGTGATCCGATATATAAGGCGACCGAAGCGCCTGATAATGCAGGGAACATTTATCTGAGGGATGGAGATACAGAGTATAAAATACTAAATGATGTTGCTAGTAAACTAGGCGATAATAAAGATGCAGCAGGAACAATTAGACTGTTCACTGAAAAGGATACATGTGGTAGTTGCAATAATATCATTCAGCAATTTCAAAAAGACTTTCCCAATATTAAAGTTGAAGTACTGCATAATGGCGATACACCCATCTCACCTTAAACTTCAAATAGTAAAATTAGGAGGTTGTATACATGATTTATAGCTGTAGTGAATATTCAGAATATATAAATGATACTTATAATGAATATATAAACGATGAAAAAGTGAGTAGAAAGGAGGCTATTGCACGAACATTTAATGAGTATGATATGTTAATGAAAAAAAGCGAGACAGATAAATTGGTCATAAGTGTAATAATTGCTGAAATTTTAGCTTCACATTCCAAAGCGTCCAATACATTTAAGAATTATATGGTAGAAACGTTATCAAATATAAATAATAATTTAATTGAACAGGAACATAAACTTACACAGGAGCAACACGATGATTTCTTCTTTCGTAAGAAACAAGTACTTATACAATTAGAAAAAATGCCATCAGACTTTTATCCCAGAGTATGTTGGTACTACGAAGAATTAACAGACGAAGTTAATAAGTTTTTTAGTGAAATCAACTTTAAGGATAGAGATGAAAAAGAGGTCGTTGAAAAAGTGATCAACCGTTTTGAGCGTGATTGCAAAAATACAGTAAGTGAAAAAATTGTAGTGTATACAACATTAGCTGAAAATTTAGTGCGACATGATTTAACGCAACAAATAAAGGGCATCAGTTTTATAGAAGATTTAAAGGGTTTTACAGTAAACAGTATTCAAGGTGAACAACTATCTGATGTTGAGAAAGAAAACTTGGCACAGCGCATACAAGTGGTTTTAAATTCCTTAGCTTGAAGCTTAAGCCTGAATTTTTAATCAGGCACAATATCTCAATTTGGTATTCACAACATTACAATACGAGCTAATGGCCCTTATTGTGGCTATTTTCATTCTGTGATATGGATGGGGCGGTAAATGAAATAGACACTACCCAGTGACGAATAAATCCATCATTCAAGCAATCACGCTAATAACGCTCTTATGTTCAATAGTACAGGTCAATTATGGTCAGATACTGCCATAGTTGATCTTTTTTTATGCTTGTCTAATCTCAATGATCAGTTTCATAGAATCACCTATCTTTTCCGTAGAAATAGCTCTTAAAGTGTTCTCTGCATTAAACCTATAATGAGTGTGTATTGCAGCGAGGGGAGGGTGGGATAGGGATCTCAATAATTGTAATCGCTATCATTGTAAGGCTATGAATAAAACTGTGTGTCGTTCCACATCAGATTAAGGAGGAATAGAATGCGCAACAAGTATGTTACATGGTCGCTTGTAGTTACGCTGCTTATCTCAACGCTATTCATGGCGGCTGGACCGCTTACCCGTTCGTCGGCAGCGGGCGGACCGAATCTTGCACTTAACAAAATCATTACCGCCAGCGGGCAATCCCAGAATTATACGCCGGATAACGTTAAGGACAGTAATCAGAATACGTATTGGGAGAGCGCAAATGATGCTTTTCCTGGGTGGATTCAAGTGGACCTGGGTACGCTCACCAGTATAGACCAGCTTGTATTAAAGCTTCCGGCAAGCTGGGAGACCCGGACGCAGACGCTGGCGGTACAGGGCAGTACGAATGGCACTAGCTTTACAGATGTTGCTGGTGCATCCGGGTACGAATTTAATCCTTCGGTGGCGGGCAATAGTGTCACGATTAACCTCACGGCTGTCAATACACGTTATGTCCGTCTGCTGTTCAGCGCGAATACTGCATGGCCTGCGGGCCAATTGTCCGAGCTTGAAATCTACGGTGCCAGCAGCGCAACGCCTGCGCCTACTGCCAGCCCGGCTCCAGCCGGTACCTATGAAGCGGAAGACGCTACACTCTCCGGGGGCGCAAAAGTGAACACGGACCATGCCGGATACTCCAGCACAGGATTCGTTGACGGCTATCTGACTCAAGGACCGGCAACCACCTTCACGGTGAGCGTGTCCGCAGCAGGTACGCGGAATGTTACGCTGAAGTATGCCAATGCAAGCGGAAGCGACAAGACGATCAGTATCTATGTGAACGGAGTTAAGCAGCGCCAGACCACCTTGCCTAACCTGGCGAACTGGGATACCTGGAGCACGAAGGCTGAAGCCCTGCCGCTCAATTCCGGCAGCAATACCATCGCTTACAAATATGATGCCGGGGATACGGGGAATGTCAATCTGGATCTAATTACGGTAGCGCAAGCCGTGATCGCCACTCCAGCCCCTTCACCTACGGCAGCTCCAACGTCAACCCCGGCTTCTACAGCTACAGTGGCACCAACCTCTACACAGGCGCCAACAGCCACGGCAACCCCAGCACCAACGGCTACGGCAACACCGGTGCCCACTTCAACGGCGCCCCCTGGAGGGAACATCGCCATTGGTAAGGCGATCAGTGCATCCTCCAACACGCAGAATTTCATTGCCGGTAATGCCAACGACAACAACACGGCTACTTACTGGGAGGGTAACGGCAATCCTAGTTCTCTGACGCTTGATCTGGGAGCGAATCATAACATTACTTCCCTTGTGCTGAAGCTGAATCCGGCGACAGAATGGGCAACACGGACCCAGAATATTCAGGTGCTTGGACAGAATCAGAGCAGTACAACCTTCAGCAATCTGGTATCCGCCCAGACGTACACATTCAATCCGGCTTCAGGCAATACGGTAACGATTCCTGTTACAGCTACGGTTAAGCAGCTGCAGCTTAACATTACGTCTAACTCCGGTGCGCCCGCCGGACAGATTGCCGAATTCCAGGTATATGGTGCACCGGCCGCGAACCCGGATCTGAGCATCACAGGTATGAGCTGGACGCCTGCTTCTCCGGTGGAGAGCAGCACGGTCACCCTGAATGCAGTGGTGAAGAACATTGGCAATGCCGCAGCGGCGGCTACAACGGTCAATTTCTATCTGAACAATGAGTTGGCCGGTTCTGCACCAGTAGCGGCATTGGCAGCAGGAGCTTCAGCTACTGTATCCTTGAATGCCGGTATGCTAACTGCCGGAACCTATCCGCTGAGTGCCAAGGTGGATGAGGCTAACCAGATCATTGAGCAGAATGACAACAACAACAGCTACACTAATTCAACGCCGCTTGTTGTGGCTCCTGTATCGAGCTCCGACCTTATCGGGACCACCTCATGGTCACCGGATACACCGGCAGCAGGCAGCAGCGTGACCTTCTCTGTCAATCTTAAGAATCAGGGCAATCTTGCTTCCTCCGGGGGTGCACACGGAATCACTGTTGCACTGAAAAACCAGGCAGGCGCCACAGTGCAGACCTTCACAGGGTCATACAGCGGTGCAATTGCTGCCGGGGCTTCGGTGAATGTCTCTGTTCCGGGCACATGGAGTGCAGTGAACGGAAGTTACACCGTCACTACGACGATTGCCGCAGATGCCAATGAAGTTATAGCCAAGCAGGCCAACAATGTAAAAACCGTTAATCTCGTCGTATACGCTCTGCGCGGAGCAAGCGTACCCTACAGCCGGTATGACACGCAGGATGCGACCCGCGGCGGTTCAGCGGCGCTGAAATCGGCACCGAATTTCGATCAAATGCTAACTGCTTCGGAGGCTTCGGGCCAGAGCTATATTGCTTTGCCGTCCAACGGCTCTTATGCACAATGGACAGTGAGAGCGGGTCAAGGCGGCGCCGGGGTCACCATGAGATTCACGATGCCGGATTCGGCAGACGGCATGGGCCTTACCGGAGCGCTGGATGTGTACGTGAATGGCGCCAAAGCCAAAACCATCCCGTTAACCTCCTATTACTCCTGGCAGTACTTCTCCGGCGACCAGCCTGGTGATGCACCGAGTGCCGGACGCCCATTGTTCCGCTTCGATGAAGTACACTGGAAGATGGATACACCACTTCAGCCTGGGGACACGATCCGTATTCAGAAGAGTAACGGGGACAGCCTCGAGTATGGTGTAGACTTCCTGGAAATTGAGCCAGTACCGGCAGCAATTGCCCGCCCGGCTAACTCCGTATCGGTTACTGATTACGGTGCAGTGGCAGGTGACGGCCAGGATGATCTTGCAGCTTTCAACAGTGCAGTAACAGCAGCAGTCGCAGGCGGCAAATCGCTCTATATCCCTTCCGGAACCTTCAATCTCAGCAGTATGTGGGTGATTGGCTCCGTCAGCAATATGATCAACAACTTTACGGTTACGGGTGCAGGTTATTGGCATACCAACCTGCAATTTACCAATCCCAATGCAGCCGGAGGAGGGATCTCCTTCCGTATCCTGGGCAAGCTGGATTTCAGCAATGTCTATATGAACTCGAATCTGCGGTCCCGCTACAACCAGAACGCGATCTACAAAGGCATGATGGATAACTTCGGCAATAATTCAGTCATTCATAATGTCTGGATCGAGCATTTCGAATGTGGAATGTGGGTGGGTGATTATGCCCGGACCCCGGCGATTTTTGCGAATAATCTGCTTGTGGAGAACAGCCGTATCCGCAACAATCTGGCGGACGGCATCAACTACTCCCAGGGAACCAGCAACTCTACCGTCCGCAATACCAATGTGCGCAATAACGGGGACGATGGTCTGGCCGTGTGGCCGAGCAACACCTTTGGTGCACCGGATGGTGTGAATAACACTTTTTCGTACAATACGATTGAGAATAACTGGCGTGCCGGCGCTATCGGCATCTTCGGTGGCAGTGGTCACAAGGCGGATCACAACTACATCATCGACACGGTGGGCGGCTCCGGTATCCGGCTGAATACGACCTTTCCGGGGGCGCATTTCAACAACAACACGGGGATGATTTTCTCGGATACGACGATTATTAACAGCGGCACCAGCCGTGACTTGTATGACGGGGAGCGCGGCGCGATTGATCTCGAAGCTTCGAGTGATCCGATCAAGAATGTAACCTTCACCAACATCGACATCATCAACACCCAGCGGGATGCGATCCAGTTCGGATACGGCGGCGGCTTCTCGGGTATCGTATTCAACAACATCAACATCAACGGCACAGGTCTCGATGGAGTGACAACGTCCAGGTTCTCCGGCGCCCATAAGGGAGCGGCAATCTACACGTATACCGGTAACGGTTCAGCTACATTCAACAATCTGACTACCAGCAATATTGCGTATCCAAGCCTGTATTATATTCAGAGCGGGTTTGGGCTGTTGATTCAGTAGCCTAGAGATAGACAGGGAGGGGCCTAAGCGGCTCCTCTTTTTTTGGTTTTAGCCAGTTGAGTGCGTGAAACGTGCAAAATCAGGACCACCCGTCCAACGGAAGGTCCTGATTTTTGTTTCTTAGAAGATCCCTGTTGGTGGTCTTCCTTTGAGTGGTCTGTTCTTCCCAACAAGATTAAGGACATGAAGATATGTATTTATTAAAATGAGTGCTTACTAAAACAATCTAACTCCGAGGCTCTATTAATGGCCGCATCGACTGAATATGAGTAGTCACTGTTTATATTTTTTTGATTATTATTTCCCCATTCCAAATAAATAAAAAATTCTAATGTACCATTGTTCCCTGTAACTTGACTATTGGTAATACCAATTATCTCATAGTCTTCGATAA
This genomic interval from Paenibacillus sp. FSL H8-0332 contains the following:
- a CDS encoding CARDB domain-containing protein encodes the protein MRNKYVTWSLVVTLLISTLFMAAGPLTRSSAAGGPNLALNKIITASGQSQNYTPDNVKDSNQNTYWESANDAFPGWIQVDLGTLTSIDQLVLKLPASWETRTQTLAVQGSTNGTSFTDVAGASGYEFNPSVAGNSVTINLTAVNTRYVRLLFSANTAWPAGQLSELEIYGASSATPAPTASPAPAGTYEAEDATLSGGAKVNTDHAGYSSTGFVDGYLTQGPATTFTVSVSAAGTRNVTLKYANASGSDKTISIYVNGVKQRQTTLPNLANWDTWSTKAEALPLNSGSNTIAYKYDAGDTGNVNLDLITVAQAVIATPAPSPTAAPTSTPASTATVAPTSTQAPTATATPAPTATATPVPTSTAPPGGNIAIGKAISASSNTQNFIAGNANDNNTATYWEGNGNPSSLTLDLGANHNITSLVLKLNPATEWATRTQNIQVLGQNQSSTTFSNLVSAQTYTFNPASGNTVTIPVTATVKQLQLNITSNSGAPAGQIAEFQVYGAPAANPDLSITGMSWTPASPVESSTVTLNAVVKNIGNAAAAATTVNFYLNNELAGSAPVAALAAGASATVSLNAGMLTAGTYPLSAKVDEANQIIEQNDNNNSYTNSTPLVVAPVSSSDLIGTTSWSPDTPAAGSSVTFSVNLKNQGNLASSGGAHGITVALKNQAGATVQTFTGSYSGAIAAGASVNVSVPGTWSAVNGSYTVTTTIAADANEVIAKQANNVKTVNLVVYALRGASVPYSRYDTQDATRGGSAALKSAPNFDQMLTASEASGQSYIALPSNGSYAQWTVRAGQGGAGVTMRFTMPDSADGMGLTGALDVYVNGAKAKTIPLTSYYSWQYFSGDQPGDAPSAGRPLFRFDEVHWKMDTPLQPGDTIRIQKSNGDSLEYGVDFLEIEPVPAAIARPANSVSVTDYGAVAGDGQDDLAAFNSAVTAAVAGGKSLYIPSGTFNLSSMWVIGSVSNMINNFTVTGAGYWHTNLQFTNPNAAGGGISFRILGKLDFSNVYMNSNLRSRYNQNAIYKGMMDNFGNNSVIHNVWIEHFECGMWVGDYARTPAIFANNLLVENSRIRNNLADGINYSQGTSNSTVRNTNVRNNGDDGLAVWPSNTFGAPDGVNNTFSYNTIENNWRAGAIGIFGGSGHKADHNYIIDTVGGSGIRLNTTFPGAHFNNNTGMIFSDTTIINSGTSRDLYDGERGAIDLEASSDPIKNVTFTNIDIINTQRDAIQFGYGGGFSGIVFNNININGTGLDGVTTSRFSGAHKGAAIYTYTGNGSATFNNLTTSNIAYPSLYYIQSGFGLLIQ